Genomic DNA from Pigmentiphaga litoralis:
GGCCGCCCAACAGGTGCGCGGGCGCAATACCCAGGTGCTGGCGCCTGACGACGGCGTCATTTCGGCCCGTACGGCAACCGTGGGCAGCGTGGTCGGCGCAGGCACCGAACTCTTCAAGCTGATCCGCCAGGGCCGCCTGGAATGGCGGGCCGAAGTCACGTCGGCCGAACTCGGCCGCATCAATATCGGCATGCCCGCCGTGATCGTGGGCGCCAGCGGCGCGCGGGTCCATGGCAAGGTGCGCAGCATTGCGCCAACCGTCGATCCGCAAACGCGCGCGGCGCTGGTGTATGTGGACGTACTGGGCGTATTGCCGCCCGATACCCCGGCCCCGGCCACACCGGTGGCACCGGCTGCGGCAACCGGAGCCGTGCCTGCCAGCCCCGGCGCGGCCAATACCACGTCGGCCAAGCCGGCCGCGGCCAGCCTGCCCGTCGCCAAACTGAAGGCGTCCCCCGTCAACATGGCCCAGACCACCAGCCTGAAGGCCGGCATGTTCGCCCGCGGCGATTTCGAACTGGGCCAGGCGCGCGCCGTGACGGTGCCGCAGGCGTCCATCGTGCCGCGCGACGGCTTCAATCACGTGCTGCTGCTCCAGCCCGACAACCGGGTGGCCCAGCTCAAGATCGAAACCGGCCGCCGCGTGGGCGATCGCGTCGAAGTGATCACCCCCCTGCCCGCCGACGCCAGGGTGGTCGTGCAGGGCGCCGGATTCCTGAATGACGGCGACCTCGTCCGGGTGACCCCATGAACGTTTCCGCCTGGTCCATCCGGAACCCGATTCCGGCGGTCATGCTGTTCGTCCTGCTGACCTTTGGCGGTCTGCTGGCGTTCAACGCCATGAAGATCCAGA
This window encodes:
- a CDS encoding efflux RND transporter periplasmic adaptor subunit; the protein is MKTMKRSTLVLTLVVLLVIVGIAVFVVRRPASSDGAAPVDKQAAAAPRPSLTVTVEAPQSTQLTATLSANGNIAAWQEASVGSESAGLKLSEVRVNVGDTVKKGQVLATFSGETVQADVAQARASLAEAKANAADAANNASRARTLEQTGALSQQQINQYATNAETARARVEAAEAVLAAQQVRGRNTQVLAPDDGVISARTATVGSVVGAGTELFKLIRQGRLEWRAEVTSAELGRINIGMPAVIVGASGARVHGKVRSIAPTVDPQTRAALVYVDVLGVLPPDTPAPATPVAPAAATGAVPASPGAANTTSAKPAAASLPVAKLKASPVNMAQTTSLKAGMFARGDFELGQARAVTVPQASIVPRDGFNHVLLLQPDNRVAQLKIETGRRVGDRVEVITPLPADARVVVQGAGFLNDGDLVRVTP